From Denitrovibrio acetiphilus DSM 12809, the proteins below share one genomic window:
- the mobA gene encoding molybdenum cofactor guanylyltransferase → MNINIAVMAGGQSRRFKADKTLELFDGKPLIQHSVDRLSEIADKIIVVAKDCRKYSFLEVKCLEDDYFVQCPMVGILTALKHFNAPVFTVAADVPFPNPEHVKKLFKALKGHFCAIPDIEGKVHPLYSCYSTDVIPAFEKALAAEEYSLMKALKDLDVVYLNNEHLFCSESEKKSFININTREDYLLAKRYTGVSDD, encoded by the coding sequence ATGAACATAAATATCGCAGTTATGGCGGGCGGTCAGAGCCGTCGGTTTAAAGCTGATAAAACTTTGGAATTATTCGATGGAAAGCCTCTCATCCAGCATTCTGTGGACAGATTGTCCGAAATTGCAGATAAAATTATTGTTGTTGCAAAAGATTGCCGTAAGTATTCTTTTCTCGAAGTAAAATGTCTGGAAGATGATTACTTTGTTCAGTGTCCTATGGTTGGTATTCTGACAGCTCTAAAGCACTTTAATGCGCCTGTTTTTACTGTTGCTGCCGATGTGCCTTTTCCAAACCCTGAGCACGTTAAAAAGCTTTTTAAGGCTCTTAAAGGGCATTTTTGTGCTATCCCTGATATCGAAGGTAAAGTACACCCGCTTTATTCATGCTACAGCACAGACGTTATACCGGCTTTTGAAAAAGCTCTGGCAGCAGAAGAGTACAGCCTTATGAAAGCATTAAAGGATTTGGATGTGGTATACTTAAACAATGAACATCTTTTCTGCTCGGAAAGTGAGAAAAAATCGTTTATAAATATTAATACAAGAGAAGATTATTTGCTGGCAAAAAGATATACAGGAGTTTCAGATGACTGA
- the mobB gene encoding molybdopterin-guanine dinucleotide biosynthesis protein B → MKPLVSFVGTSGCGKTTLIEKVITELVNRGYKVSTVKHDAHDFQMDKEGKDTWRHKNAGASAIIISNKNKFALISDVEEEKSIFELVAMLPENTDIVVAEGFKQELQHKIEVYRNGFSTKLQCRDDNKLMAIATDCPNDPEVQGFHLLDLNNTNEIVDFIINKLNI, encoded by the coding sequence ATGAAACCACTTGTATCATTTGTCGGAACTTCCGGCTGTGGAAAAACCACTCTCATTGAAAAAGTTATCACCGAACTCGTAAACAGAGGCTATAAAGTTTCCACCGTAAAACATGATGCCCATGATTTCCAAATGGATAAAGAAGGGAAAGATACATGGCGGCACAAAAATGCCGGAGCATCTGCAATTATCATTTCGAATAAAAACAAATTCGCTCTTATCAGTGATGTTGAAGAGGAAAAATCGATTTTTGAATTGGTAGCCATGCTTCCTGAAAACACAGATATCGTAGTTGCAGAGGGGTTTAAGCAGGAGCTCCAGCACAAAATTGAAGTGTACAGAAACGGGTTCTCTACAAAGCTTCAATGCAGGGATGACAATAAACTGATGGCAATCGCAACTGACTGCCCGAATGATCCAGAAGTTCAGGGTTTCCACCTGCTGGATCTCAACAATACCAATGAAATTGTTGATTTCATAATAAACAAACTAAATATATAA
- a CDS encoding rhodanese-like domain-containing protein codes for MRLMSRMLTVIALLVALIVLGCGQAAKKPVAEAKASVADQAKAADFELVKIDEIKMIIGNGVWDKSRGTLVDARPERKYDGAHIPTSKLIPDTKFDEFFPAFAKEVSPEDYVVTFCGGVKCEKSLIVAEKLKEKGYTNVKIYLDGQPDWDKNGTYNEVSLEGAKKLHAKGATFIDARPERKFKKSTIAGSIVVPDTKFDEFKGNLPADKNTLSVPFCGGYKCEKSHIVAEKMLEMGYTNILVYAGGAPEWKAAGQPMAPGGDAPVAKKPVAVDSASGFPVEEPGILITSFFVEKLLDPATRPADVTIVDVRNDNEVAAGKIPGSIQVSSKEVSEGCDAFISKMPQEGRVVFHCASGGRAGEVYFFLADDCQPADIDRYYFLDAGVNCDTQPCKIGM; via the coding sequence ATGCGTTTAATGAGCAGAATGCTTACTGTTATTGCACTGTTGGTTGCACTTATTGTGCTTGGTTGCGGACAGGCTGCTAAAAAGCCTGTTGCTGAGGCAAAAGCAAGTGTTGCTGATCAGGCTAAAGCTGCCGACTTTGAGCTTGTGAAAATTGATGAAATTAAAATGATAATCGGAAACGGTGTTTGGGACAAATCCAGAGGCACACTCGTTGATGCCCGTCCTGAAAGAAAGTACGACGGAGCCCACATCCCGACTTCAAAACTTATCCCTGACACAAAGTTCGATGAATTCTTTCCTGCTTTTGCTAAAGAAGTCAGTCCTGAAGACTATGTTGTGACTTTTTGCGGCGGTGTAAAGTGCGAAAAATCACTTATCGTTGCTGAAAAACTTAAAGAAAAAGGCTATACAAATGTTAAGATTTATCTTGACGGTCAGCCTGACTGGGACAAAAACGGCACATACAATGAGGTTTCACTTGAAGGAGCTAAAAAGCTTCACGCAAAAGGTGCAACATTCATAGATGCCCGTCCTGAAAGAAAATTCAAGAAGTCTACAATAGCTGGTTCTATTGTTGTTCCTGATACAAAATTTGATGAATTTAAAGGCAATCTGCCTGCTGATAAAAATACCTTGTCAGTTCCTTTCTGTGGCGGATACAAGTGTGAGAAATCTCATATCGTAGCTGAAAAAATGCTTGAAATGGGATACACAAATATACTTGTATATGCTGGCGGGGCTCCTGAGTGGAAAGCTGCGGGGCAGCCTATGGCTCCTGGCGGTGACGCTCCTGTTGCTAAAAAGCCTGTTGCTGTTGATTCTGCAAGCGGTTTCCCTGTCGAAGAGCCTGGGATACTCATTACTTCTTTCTTCGTAGAAAAGCTTCTTGATCCTGCCACACGTCCTGCCGATGTAACTATCGTGGACGTTCGTAACGACAATGAAGTCGCTGCGGGAAAAATCCCCGGAAGCATTCAGGTTTCTTCAAAAGAAGTTTCAGAAGGCTGTGACGCTTTCATTTCAAAAATGCCTCAGGAAGGCAGAGTTGTGTTTCATTGTGCATCAGGCGGCAGAGCCGGAGAAGTTTACTTCTTCCTTGCTGATGATTGTCAACCTGCTGATATCGATAGATATTACTTTCTCGACGCAGGTGTAAACTGTGATACACAGCCTTGTAAAATTGGCATGTAA
- the nrfD gene encoding NrfD/PsrC family molybdoenzyme membrane anchor subunit has protein sequence MSSHAEAKKSPLAGLITYNKDIPVMPLILLGLVLAGIGAVTALIVFINGHEEMYAVNREVPWGLLIGTYAYFVITSTGLAFIGGLGHAFGFESFNKISRRIVVLATFVLLAGFTQILMEIGHPIRMIIYMMLSPNLAAPILWMGVFYSIELVILALELVIVFKAHPTAKDHKMAGILGFLALVVGTLATSNLGFVFGSLNARPWFHGIYFSTFLVISGITAGAGLLMLVHNIVYKFNIPSELNGAMKSLSKLMSGGIGMMIFLYLWKILTSLFNSPDGAYQSVMALISGPLAPHFWIGEIGLAIIVPLALLLLAKGNTKVYGLAGLVFMVGLFFTRVNFIVAGQLPVMRAANPGARVHADASGLAVYSPSAAEWGIFLLGIGTALVLYFAAEKFMDLKTPEHD, from the coding sequence ATGTCATCACACGCAGAAGCAAAGAAAAGTCCACTTGCTGGGCTGATCACTTATAATAAAGATATTCCCGTAATGCCGCTGATACTTCTCGGTCTGGTACTTGCCGGAATAGGCGCTGTGACTGCTCTGATAGTTTTCATCAACGGTCACGAAGAAATGTATGCCGTTAACAGAGAGGTTCCTTGGGGACTCCTTATCGGTACATATGCATATTTTGTTATCACATCCACAGGTCTCGCCTTCATCGGCGGTCTGGGGCACGCTTTCGGATTTGAGTCATTTAACAAAATCAGCAGAAGAATAGTTGTCCTTGCGACATTTGTACTCCTTGCCGGTTTCACTCAGATCCTTATGGAGATAGGGCATCCGATCAGAATGATCATTTATATGATGCTTTCTCCTAACCTCGCAGCTCCGATTCTCTGGATGGGTGTTTTCTACTCTATCGAGCTTGTTATCCTTGCTCTTGAGCTGGTTATTGTTTTTAAGGCTCACCCGACTGCAAAGGATCACAAAATGGCAGGCATCCTCGGGTTCCTCGCTCTTGTGGTAGGTACACTTGCAACATCAAACCTTGGATTTGTATTTGGTTCGCTTAACGCAAGACCTTGGTTTCACGGTATATACTTCTCCACTTTCCTTGTGATATCAGGTATTACTGCAGGTGCGGGACTTCTTATGCTTGTACACAATATTGTCTATAAGTTTAATATCCCTTCTGAGCTTAATGGTGCAATGAAATCACTCTCGAAGCTTATGAGCGGAGGAATAGGGATGATGATTTTTCTGTATCTCTGGAAGATACTTACATCTCTCTTCAACTCACCTGACGGAGCATACCAGTCTGTTATGGCTTTGATAAGCGGTCCACTTGCTCCACATTTCTGGATTGGCGAGATCGGACTTGCCATAATAGTTCCTCTTGCATTGCTTCTCTTAGCGAAAGGGAACACAAAAGTGTACGGGCTTGCCGGACTTGTTTTTATGGTCGGTCTGTTCTTTACCAGAGTAAACTTTATAGTTGCGGGACAGCTTCCTGTTATGAGAGCTGCAAACCCTGGAGCGAGAGTTCACGCTGATGCAAGCGGGCTTGCTGTATATTCACCGTCAGCCGCTGAGTGGGGCATATTTCTTCTCGGGATAGGCACCGCATTAGTGCTCTATTTCGCAGCTGAGAAGTTTATGGATCTTAAAACTCCTGAACATGATTAA
- a CDS encoding 4Fe-4S dicluster domain-containing protein → MSEKKLGIVLDAKKCLNCKACTVACKFENGVEVGDELYRIWVAELPVQGTYPNLSMEFEPSQCQHCENTPCATVCPTSATYRTDEGVVLIDYKRCIICKACMTACPYDARFVSEKHHAIEKCTFCYHRLAEGREPACVETCPTKVRVFGDLNDPESEAAKLKGKNATYQLKADRNTKPRLFYIK, encoded by the coding sequence ATGAGCGAAAAGAAACTCGGAATTGTATTAGATGCTAAAAAATGCCTGAACTGTAAGGCATGCACTGTTGCCTGTAAGTTCGAAAACGGCGTTGAAGTTGGTGATGAGCTTTATAGAATATGGGTTGCTGAACTGCCTGTTCAGGGGACATATCCTAACCTCAGCATGGAGTTTGAACCTTCACAGTGTCAGCACTGCGAAAACACACCATGTGCCACAGTATGTCCTACATCTGCGACATACAGAACAGATGAGGGTGTTGTACTCATCGACTATAAAAGATGTATCATCTGCAAAGCATGTATGACAGCTTGCCCGTATGATGCAAGATTTGTGTCTGAGAAACACCACGCAATAGAAAAATGTACTTTCTGCTACCACAGGCTGGCAGAAGGCAGAGAACCGGCTTGTGTTGAAACATGTCCTACAAAGGTACGTGTTTTCGGCGACCTGAATGATCCTGAGTCAGAAGCAGCTAAGCTGAAAGGCAAAAATGCTACTTACCAGCTTAAGGCAGACAGAAATACAAAGCCAAGACTCTTTTACATAAAGTAG
- a CDS encoding molybdopterin-containing oxidoreductase family protein, translated as MKLSGMSLSRRRFLAASGGAVAAGVFAANLTTFKAVASSGHDAPAPTGEKGEKHIASSCEMCVNKCGFFAHVVDGKIKKLNPNPKFFKSRAMLCARGNAGAEEPYNHERLTTPLVRVGERGEGKWKKISYEEAFKMLAEKLAEHKVKNQNRSSVLFASSEGFQEHMFHYLVQSYGSLNTVRHPTLCLSSVIQGWSSVFGVFPDADMHNAMFAIMFGSNRAEAIVTPDSIDIQKNRPKGQQIVYLDPRYTATAAKADKWYPVKPGTDLAFVLALINVIISENLHDEAFVNEYTHGFEELKAHVKQYTPEWAENECEIPASEIYWTAREFAKYAPRSIAYPGRRTSWYVNDVYFRRACAILSAICGCWDTEGGICPKSPVPIKKYDVLFPYYEQAESRIDVASYGAFANNLPDDERSSSGLPKDSCTYLSEKDGSWTRLRDAVLREDPYKVDAMVIYKQNFIEAVPNRKKTMQMIDKMEFICAIDIQMTEAAYYADLVIPESTYLERWDVVHSLSGIWPIATFRQAVVEPVFKTKSMFDIAQGVVNEMVKIPELWDDADEFEVDDFKDEIVDGILNKPIQDYIKYQLSGHPGAYEQMLKEGVFYLSDKPTYGNTRKPGYRFKTRTGKIELLNVKYVAEGLDGLPTYRAPRQPEPGKYRFILGRHAWNTHTGTQNNGFLWEIQKENTLWLNSAEAKKLNIVDGDRVKVTSSVGEQELAAYVTEKIRPDCVFYAHGFGRLSPQLSHVYNKGASQAEILEDYIEPISGNAALHETFVTITKA; from the coding sequence ATGAAGCTTTCCGGTATGAGTCTGAGCCGTAGGCGTTTTCTTGCGGCATCAGGTGGTGCAGTAGCTGCTGGGGTATTTGCTGCTAACCTAACTACCTTTAAAGCAGTGGCCAGCAGTGGTCATGATGCACCAGCACCTACTGGTGAAAAAGGCGAAAAACACATCGCATCTAGCTGTGAGATGTGTGTTAACAAATGTGGTTTCTTTGCTCACGTTGTAGACGGGAAAATAAAGAAACTCAATCCAAACCCAAAGTTTTTCAAAAGCCGTGCAATGCTTTGTGCTCGTGGTAACGCTGGCGCTGAAGAGCCGTACAATCATGAAAGACTTACAACTCCTCTTGTCAGAGTCGGTGAAAGGGGTGAGGGGAAGTGGAAGAAGATATCCTATGAAGAAGCTTTCAAAATGCTTGCAGAAAAACTTGCTGAGCATAAAGTGAAAAATCAGAACAGATCTTCTGTCCTGTTTGCATCTTCTGAGGGCTTTCAGGAGCACATGTTCCATTATCTTGTACAGTCATACGGTTCACTCAACACCGTAAGGCACCCAACCCTTTGCCTTTCTTCTGTTATTCAGGGGTGGTCTTCTGTTTTCGGGGTTTTCCCTGATGCAGATATGCACAATGCTATGTTTGCTATCATGTTTGGTTCAAACAGGGCAGAGGCTATAGTCACACCTGATTCAATAGATATTCAGAAAAACAGACCGAAAGGGCAGCAGATAGTTTATCTTGACCCGAGATACACAGCTACCGCAGCGAAAGCTGATAAGTGGTATCCTGTAAAGCCGGGGACAGACCTCGCTTTTGTTCTTGCCCTGATTAATGTTATCATAAGCGAAAATCTTCACGATGAAGCTTTTGTTAACGAATACACTCATGGTTTTGAAGAGCTTAAAGCTCATGTTAAACAATACACTCCTGAGTGGGCTGAAAATGAATGTGAAATCCCTGCGAGTGAAATCTACTGGACAGCCAGAGAGTTTGCCAAATATGCACCTCGCTCTATAGCATATCCCGGACGCAGAACAAGCTGGTATGTGAACGATGTTTACTTCCGCCGTGCCTGCGCAATACTTTCAGCCATATGCGGATGTTGGGACACTGAGGGCGGTATATGTCCTAAGTCTCCTGTTCCTATAAAAAAGTATGATGTACTTTTCCCTTATTACGAGCAGGCAGAAAGCAGGATAGATGTTGCTTCATACGGGGCTTTTGCAAATAATCTTCCCGATGATGAAAGATCCAGCTCCGGTCTTCCGAAAGATTCATGTACTTACCTTTCTGAAAAAGACGGTTCATGGACTCGTCTCAGAGATGCAGTTCTCAGGGAAGATCCTTATAAGGTCGATGCCATGGTTATCTATAAGCAAAACTTTATAGAAGCTGTACCTAACAGAAAGAAAACAATGCAGATGATAGACAAGATGGAATTCATCTGTGCTATAGACATTCAGATGACAGAAGCTGCCTATTATGCTGACCTTGTTATCCCTGAGTCAACATACCTTGAACGCTGGGATGTGGTTCACTCACTTTCCGGTATCTGGCCTATTGCAACATTCCGTCAGGCTGTTGTTGAACCTGTTTTCAAAACAAAATCAATGTTCGACATAGCTCAGGGTGTGGTTAATGAAATGGTTAAAATTCCTGAACTCTGGGATGATGCTGACGAATTTGAAGTAGATGATTTCAAAGATGAAATTGTTGACGGCATTCTTAATAAACCTATTCAGGACTATATTAAATACCAGCTCTCCGGACATCCGGGGGCATATGAGCAGATGCTTAAAGAGGGCGTTTTCTATCTTTCCGATAAACCAACATACGGAAATACAAGGAAACCGGGGTACAGGTTCAAAACCAGAACAGGTAAAATTGAGCTGCTTAACGTTAAATATGTTGCGGAAGGTCTTGACGGGCTCCCTACATATAGAGCACCCCGCCAGCCTGAGCCGGGTAAATATCGTTTCATCCTCGGACGTCACGCGTGGAACACCCATACAGGAACTCAGAACAACGGCTTCCTCTGGGAGATTCAGAAAGAGAACACTTTGTGGTTAAACAGTGCTGAGGCGAAAAAGCTTAACATTGTTGACGGCGACAGGGTGAAGGTGACAAGCAGTGTTGGAGAGCAGGAGCTTGCGGCATACGTAACAGAGAAGATTCGCCCTGACTGCGTATTTTATGCTCACGGTTTCGGTCGTCTCTCACCGCAGCTTAGCCACGTTTACAATAAAGGTGCCTCACAGGCAGAGATTCTCGAAGATTATATCGAACCTATCTCTGGTAATGCTGCGCTGCACGAAACATTTGTAACAATTACTAAGGCGTAA
- a CDS encoding DUF3373 domain-containing protein has translation MKKIISLILLVLVPASFAFAADVTLEELKSQITELQDEVLKMSRRVDKNEVHRIKDKVDIGVELRTRVDSISYKDVRALPAMGNDMMGLWLRGYMINTDADGNPANATESWDTNNNGFNDAFDPFAANSVYGQELYQFITDLAANPDVTGAMMTNPEITSWMGTAEVQTAIGNMMTNYGASQMEAAMMVYMQDMLSSTTLSATQLQMMKTLFSNMKPRKYDHNNSSLFTNRLRIRLNSRVNDKLSFAGRLVMNKVWSDASDVQWMDGSYKSMYLDGNAGSVPTDDKLHVERAYFVYKNEIGDLGWHFSFGRRPSTFGPGKENSEYATLGGSPLSHIIQWQFDGASLQFDFENLLEFLPGSFIKICYGKGFESGWGSSNAMAANNGLIASPEVDDVEFLGVIVKFYDDDQYKLWYNFARGFGVTDGFTGAAVMPFTVVGQNTDLSADGSYDEYQITPNYSGSSSRLEATAEVGDMEWHSLLAQGETFGFSWFTSFAMSKSHPDGRSRSAMYQFMDMDRMLGSKDSKTGTSVWVGVATPEIPLTGGKFGFEYNQGSKYWVSMTAAEDDLVGSKLAVRGKVYDVYYHQPIVGDRLFATIGYQHFDYEYTGSGSYLGAPKKIEDATAFDTMMAVTDKVDKVYASFTYRY, from the coding sequence ATGAAGAAAATTATATCTTTGATTCTTCTGGTCCTTGTCCCTGCATCTTTTGCATTTGCAGCGGATGTCACTCTTGAAGAGCTGAAATCCCAGATTACAGAGCTTCAGGATGAAGTACTTAAAATGTCCAGGCGTGTGGACAAAAACGAAGTACACCGTATTAAAGACAAAGTAGACATTGGTGTTGAGCTCCGTACGAGAGTTGACAGCATAAGCTACAAAGACGTCAGGGCTCTTCCTGCGATGGGTAACGACATGATGGGGCTGTGGCTCAGAGGTTACATGATCAACACTGATGCTGATGGTAATCCTGCAAACGCTACAGAGTCATGGGATACAAACAATAATGGTTTTAATGACGCATTTGACCCGTTTGCTGCAAACTCTGTCTATGGTCAGGAGCTTTATCAGTTTATAACAGATTTAGCTGCTAATCCTGATGTGACAGGTGCTATGATGACTAATCCTGAAATAACTTCATGGATGGGAACAGCAGAGGTTCAGACAGCTATTGGTAACATGATGACCAATTATGGCGCATCTCAGATGGAAGCTGCAATGATGGTATATATGCAGGATATGCTCTCATCTACCACTCTTTCAGCAACTCAGCTTCAGATGATGAAAACTCTTTTTTCTAATATGAAGCCGCGCAAATATGACCATAACAACAGTTCACTTTTTACTAACAGGCTCAGAATCAGACTTAACAGCCGTGTCAATGACAAGCTATCCTTTGCTGGTCGTCTTGTTATGAACAAAGTATGGTCTGACGCAAGTGACGTTCAGTGGATGGACGGATCATATAAGTCTATGTACCTTGACGGTAATGCAGGTTCTGTTCCTACTGATGACAAACTGCATGTTGAGAGAGCTTATTTTGTTTATAAAAATGAAATCGGTGATCTTGGCTGGCACTTCTCATTTGGTAGAAGGCCTTCAACTTTCGGTCCCGGTAAAGAAAATTCAGAATACGCAACTCTCGGCGGTTCACCTCTCTCTCACATAATTCAGTGGCAGTTTGACGGTGCTTCACTTCAGTTCGATTTTGAAAACCTTTTAGAATTTCTGCCAGGATCATTCATTAAGATTTGTTACGGTAAAGGCTTTGAGTCAGGCTGGGGTTCAAGCAATGCTATGGCGGCTAATAACGGGCTGATCGCTTCACCTGAAGTAGATGACGTTGAGTTTCTTGGTGTTATTGTTAAGTTTTACGATGATGACCAGTATAAGCTGTGGTACAACTTTGCAAGAGGTTTTGGTGTGACAGATGGTTTCACAGGTGCAGCAGTAATGCCGTTTACCGTAGTTGGTCAGAATACTGATCTCAGTGCGGATGGTTCATATGATGAATACCAGATAACTCCTAACTATTCTGGCTCTTCTTCTAGGCTTGAAGCCACCGCAGAAGTTGGTGACATGGAATGGCACTCACTTCTTGCTCAGGGTGAAACATTCGGATTTTCATGGTTTACTTCTTTTGCTATGTCCAAATCTCATCCTGACGGCAGATCAAGGTCTGCTATGTATCAGTTTATGGATATGGACAGGATGCTTGGTTCTAAAGATAGTAAAACCGGTACAAGTGTTTGGGTTGGTGTTGCTACTCCTGAGATACCTCTCACAGGTGGTAAATTCGGCTTTGAATACAATCAGGGTAGTAAATATTGGGTATCTATGACTGCTGCTGAGGACGACCTTGTAGGGTCTAAACTTGCTGTTCGCGGTAAGGTTTACGATGTCTACTATCATCAGCCGATCGTTGGCGACAGACTTTTTGCTACTATCGGATACCAGCACTTTGATTACGAATACACAGGCTCAGGTTCTTACCTTGGCGCTCCTAAAAAGATCGAAGATGCGACAGCCTTTGATACTATGATGGCTGTTACAGATAAAGTTGATAAAGTTTACGCTTCTTTCACATACAGATACTAA
- a CDS encoding TorD/DmsD family molecular chaperone: MYVLAGNYEKAKSMLSDAELDAETFGAVSNVSMFLSLVFRYPEEDVYDTLNDNWEAFADFISDYSDSKITLYDHTEMESDYIKLFEQDMDGNKIVPYISFYTEDNKMLYGESTFKIREWMARAGFVLGEDVTELEDHVYIVLEFISMLFKKLSEPENLESWYGSLHNLYNVLENYGPVLADHFAAAVAKRDDMPFYRDFSVILSGFLNDIDPIMEDVFTESK, from the coding sequence ATGTACGTATTAGCAGGCAATTATGAGAAAGCTAAATCTATGCTTTCTGATGCTGAGCTGGACGCCGAAACATTTGGGGCTGTTTCAAATGTTTCTATGTTTCTTTCTCTTGTTTTCAGGTATCCGGAAGAAGATGTTTATGACACACTTAACGATAACTGGGAAGCGTTTGCAGATTTCATTTCAGACTATTCAGATTCAAAAATAACACTTTATGATCACACAGAGATGGAGAGCGATTATATCAAACTGTTCGAGCAGGATATGGACGGTAATAAAATAGTCCCTTATATCTCTTTTTATACCGAAGATAATAAGATGCTTTATGGCGAAAGCACATTTAAAATACGGGAATGGATGGCACGGGCAGGTTTTGTCTTAGGCGAAGACGTGACCGAGCTTGAGGATCATGTTTATATTGTTCTCGAGTTTATCTCTATGCTGTTCAAAAAACTGTCAGAACCGGAAAATCTGGAAAGCTGGTATGGTTCTCTGCATAATTTATACAATGTGTTAGAGAATTACGGACCGGTACTCGCAGATCACTTTGCCGCGGCGGTGGCAAAGAGGGATGACATGCCGTTCTATCGTGATTTTTCAGTAATACTTTCGGGCTTTTTAAATGATATTGACCCGATTATGGAGGATGTTTTTACAGAAAGTAAGTGA
- a CDS encoding NAD(P)/FAD-dependent oxidoreductase gives MSISRRNFVKYTTAAAAGTAIFGCSHNDSVSKGSGVIMPKSGKRIVILGGGWGGATAAKYIKLEDPSVEVVMVERQEKFISCPVSNWVIGGFRTMKDITKSYDGLVKNYGVKVVHAEAKDLDAVNKKLMTTKGVLEYDLLLVSPGISYKYETIEGLNNPAAIEMFPAAMKAGHETVLLAERLKAMEPGGVVLLSVPPTPYRCPPGPYERISLIANFIKKYKPGSKIIVFDSNDGIVSKGPLFKAAWEDYYQGIIEYVPDNFIKSVDASTGRVVSEQGDIVPEVANIIPAMKANQTAFNLGLMSNEGDDWVRAYPKTFESYKYDSVHVIGDATHNGAVGGVPKSGYVANSMAKVAAVQMVRKLKGLDPVEPTYVNTCYSLINETEGIFVSAVYRYDEKIDRIMSVSGGVSPTRNALFGKHARDWATSIWSDMLL, from the coding sequence ATGAGTATATCACGACGTAATTTTGTAAAATACACTACAGCCGCAGCGGCAGGCACGGCTATTTTCGGATGCTCCCACAATGACAGCGTAAGCAAAGGTTCCGGTGTTATTATGCCGAAGTCAGGTAAAAGAATAGTTATACTTGGAGGCGGCTGGGGTGGAGCAACAGCAGCAAAGTACATTAAGCTGGAGGATCCTTCTGTCGAGGTTGTTATGGTTGAGCGTCAGGAAAAGTTTATATCCTGTCCGGTCAGTAACTGGGTTATCGGCGGTTTCCGCACAATGAAGGATATTACTAAGAGCTATGACGGGCTTGTTAAGAATTATGGTGTAAAAGTTGTCCATGCTGAGGCTAAAGATCTGGATGCAGTAAATAAAAAGCTTATGACTACTAAGGGTGTCCTTGAGTACGACCTGCTTCTTGTTTCTCCGGGGATATCATATAAATATGAAACAATTGAAGGATTGAACAATCCTGCTGCCATTGAGATGTTTCCTGCTGCTATGAAGGCAGGGCATGAAACTGTTCTTCTCGCCGAAAGACTGAAAGCTATGGAGCCTGGCGGAGTTGTTCTTTTGTCCGTACCTCCCACTCCATACAGGTGTCCGCCCGGACCTTACGAAAGAATTTCGCTCATTGCAAATTTTATAAAGAAATATAAGCCGGGGTCAAAGATCATTGTTTTCGATTCCAACGATGGTATTGTATCAAAAGGACCTTTGTTCAAGGCGGCATGGGAAGATTACTATCAGGGCATTATAGAGTATGTGCCTGACAATTTCATTAAGTCCGTTGATGCGTCCACTGGTAGAGTTGTTTCAGAGCAGGGGGATATTGTTCCTGAGGTTGCGAATATCATACCTGCAATGAAAGCAAATCAGACTGCTTTTAATCTTGGGCTTATGAGCAATGAGGGCGATGACTGGGTTAGGGCGTACCCTAAGACATTTGAGTCATATAAATATGACAGTGTACATGTTATAGGTGATGCAACCCATAACGGTGCTGTTGGCGGCGTGCCGAAATCGGGATATGTTGCAAACTCAATGGCTAAAGTTGCCGCGGTTCAGATGGTTCGTAAGCTGAAAGGGCTTGATCCTGTTGAGCCGACATACGTTAATACATGCTATTCACTGATAAATGAGACTGAAGGGATTTTTGTGTCGGCAGTGTATAGGTATGATGAAAAGATTGACAGAATTATGTCTGTTTCCGGCGGTGTTTCCCCCACAAGAAATGCTCTTTTCGGGAAACATGCTCGGGACTGGGCCACAAGCATTTGGAGTGACATGCTTTTATAA